The following coding sequences lie in one Halococcus hamelinensis 100A6 genomic window:
- a CDS encoding AEC family transporter, translating into MSVLLRLASLLALLVVGAGLRTGGVLDDRRADWLNDAAYYVALPALIFVSTYSRSVSEILSPVLVVGVFVVFFGTAVVAFVVHRRHDASARRSVATVQSYHSNLGYLGVPLVAATFDDHVTAIASAILGMVSLVQIPLTVFVLSTINGADTTLRNELRRILTTPVLIALVAGLGVGSLGIPVPGAVAGGLDLVGQFALPLALLCVGSSLEIDLPAVDYGAVAGVVGLKILVMPTLAWAVFSTLHADTATFTAGVVMFATPTAVSTFVFANELGGDEAFASLNVFLTTLVSMGSLFVFLTVLG; encoded by the coding sequence ATGAGCGTCCTCCTCCGGTTGGCGTCGCTGCTCGCGCTGTTGGTGGTGGGAGCGGGCCTCCGGACGGGCGGCGTGCTCGACGACCGGCGCGCCGACTGGCTCAACGACGCCGCCTACTACGTCGCGCTCCCGGCGCTGATCTTCGTCTCGACGTACTCCCGGTCGGTGAGCGAGATCCTCTCGCCCGTGCTGGTGGTCGGGGTGTTCGTCGTCTTCTTCGGGACCGCGGTGGTCGCGTTCGTCGTCCACCGTCGCCACGACGCGAGCGCCAGGCGGAGCGTCGCGACGGTGCAGTCCTATCACTCGAACCTGGGCTATCTCGGCGTGCCGCTGGTCGCCGCGACGTTCGACGACCACGTCACCGCCATCGCGAGCGCGATCCTCGGGATGGTCTCGCTGGTGCAGATCCCGCTCACGGTGTTCGTGCTCTCGACGATCAACGGGGCCGACACCACCCTTCGAAACGAACTCCGTCGGATCCTCACCACCCCAGTACTGATCGCGCTGGTCGCGGGGCTCGGCGTGGGCTCGCTTGGGATCCCGGTCCCCGGAGCGGTCGCCGGCGGACTCGACCTCGTCGGCCAGTTCGCGCTCCCGCTGGCGCTGCTGTGTGTCGGCTCGTCGCTCGAGATCGACCTCCCGGCGGTGGACTACGGCGCGGTCGCCGGGGTCGTCGGCCTCAAGATCCTCGTGATGCCGACGCTCGCGTGGGCGGTCTTCTCGACCCTCCACGCCGACACCGCGACGTTCACCGCGGGCGTCGTGATGTTCGCGACCCCCACGGCGGTCTCGACGTTCGTCTTCGCAAACGAGCTCGGCGGCGACGAGGCGTTCGCCTCGCTCAACGTCTTCCTCACCACGCTGGTCTCGATGGGGTCGCTGTTCGTCTTCCTCACGGTGCTCGGGTAG
- a CDS encoding polysaccharide pyruvyl transferase family protein encodes MYSLRQLVTGLQQPSVAKSEMTKRYHQFRSHLPHDIGVQGSYQTGNIGDQAIGRTISKQLSAMGQRTRTFGMDIEGSNAPNHILGGGGVLQDWNGTNHLSKRLNFISEGGAAIGVGVPGFQTSRGRELVRDGLSDVGLITVRDDWSRRRLEPYYEGPIQVTACPTLIREDPGELTTERTGVNFRNWYYLDENIMTEYFGYESSLDLVEAREQYLENIERLCNQVKNPIYIPFHKRDENFARKNLDIDILPYEFSDKKTLRRVSAVEKMICMRYHSLVFAIICNKPLLPIAYEPKVSELAERVDVSSYLPHKHIPAEFEYPDNILELKKSSMENFELLSDYCSF; translated from the coding sequence ATGTACTCCCTTCGCCAACTTGTAACTGGGTTGCAGCAACCTTCAGTTGCCAAAAGCGAGATGACGAAGCGCTATCATCAGTTTCGATCACATCTTCCGCACGATATAGGAGTACAGGGGAGCTATCAGACAGGTAATATCGGAGACCAAGCAATTGGGCGAACAATTTCTAAACAACTCTCTGCAATGGGGCAGCGTACACGAACTTTCGGTATGGATATTGAAGGAAGTAATGCACCAAATCACATACTCGGTGGTGGTGGGGTTTTGCAAGATTGGAACGGGACGAATCACCTGTCGAAGCGCCTCAACTTCATCTCAGAAGGAGGCGCAGCCATCGGTGTTGGTGTGCCGGGTTTCCAAACGAGTAGGGGTCGTGAATTAGTTCGAGACGGTCTTTCTGATGTTGGATTGATTACTGTACGTGACGACTGGTCACGACGGCGTCTAGAGCCCTATTACGAAGGCCCAATTCAGGTGACTGCCTGCCCAACCCTAATCCGTGAAGATCCGGGTGAATTGACGACAGAGAGGACTGGCGTCAATTTCAGAAATTGGTATTACCTAGATGAGAATATTATGACTGAATATTTTGGTTACGAGTCGAGTCTTGACTTGGTAGAAGCACGCGAGCAGTACCTCGAGAACATCGAGAGGCTCTGCAATCAGGTAAAAAATCCCATCTACATACCGTTTCATAAGCGGGACGAAAACTTTGCTCGTAAGAACTTAGATATTGATATACTCCCATATGAATTTTCAGACAAGAAGACCTTGAGGCGCGTTAGCGCCGTTGAAAAGATGATTTGCATGCGATATCACTCCCTCGTTTTCGCGATAATATGCAACAAACCTCTGTTGCCGATCGCATACGAACCAAAGGTCTCCGAGCTTGCAGAGCGGGTTGATGTTTCATCGTATCTGCCACACAAACACATCCCGGCCGAATTCGAATACCCAGATAATATTCTAGAACTCAAAAAATCATCGATGGAAAATTTTGAACTGCTTAGCGATTACTGCTCGTTCTGA
- a CDS encoding class I SAM-dependent methyltransferase, whose protein sequence is MEVPCVRVAREAGEETRERLDDRGLLDHDHEITVADDRIYLPVTDPSAVADEYAVVTHDVPTRETQVTPADLLGFEPSYERLGEIVLLHEDDGDRAARVATAVMDSSLPVATVANRGSKVTGEFRTRDWEVLAGDGTTTVHREYGCSFALDIAEVYFSPRLATERHRVTQQVAADERVVDMFAGVGPFAIPAAKRGADVVGVDLNPVAIEYLRENARRNDVAERVTAIEGDVREVTSDYTDRADRIVMNLPHSADAFLDTAVSLASDDCVVHYYDIQHEDDPFGPGERAIREAAEGYEVAVETRRTVRSYAPHEQNVCLDVRLRA, encoded by the coding sequence ATGGAGGTACCGTGTGTCCGGGTCGCGCGCGAGGCGGGCGAGGAGACCCGCGAACGCCTCGACGACCGCGGACTCCTCGACCACGACCACGAGATCACCGTCGCCGACGACCGGATCTACCTCCCGGTGACGGACCCGAGCGCGGTCGCGGACGAGTACGCGGTCGTCACCCACGACGTGCCCACCCGCGAGACACAGGTCACGCCCGCCGACCTGCTTGGCTTCGAACCGAGCTATGAACGCCTCGGCGAGATCGTCCTACTCCACGAGGACGACGGCGATCGGGCGGCGCGGGTCGCGACCGCGGTGATGGACTCCTCCCTCCCGGTCGCGACGGTCGCGAACCGCGGCTCGAAGGTCACCGGCGAGTTCCGGACCCGCGACTGGGAGGTGCTCGCCGGCGACGGAACGACGACCGTCCACCGCGAGTACGGCTGTTCGTTCGCGCTCGACATCGCCGAGGTCTACTTCTCGCCGCGCCTCGCCACCGAGCGCCACCGCGTGACCCAGCAGGTCGCCGCCGACGAGCGGGTCGTCGACATGTTCGCCGGCGTGGGCCCGTTCGCGATCCCCGCCGCGAAACGCGGCGCGGACGTCGTCGGGGTCGACCTGAACCCCGTCGCGATCGAGTATCTCCGGGAGAACGCCCGGCGAAACGACGTCGCAGAGCGCGTGACGGCCATCGAGGGGGACGTACGCGAGGTCACCAGTGACTACACGGATCGTGCCGACCGGATCGTGATGAACCTCCCTCACTCCGCCGACGCGTTCCTCGACACCGCCGTTTCGCTCGCGAGCGACGATTGCGTTGTCCACTACTACGACATCCAGCACGAGGACGACCCGTTCGGGCCGGGCGAGCGCGCCATCCGCGAGGCCGCCGAGGGCTACGAGGTCGCCGTCGAAACCCGACGGACGGTCCGGTCGTACGCCCCCCACGAACAGAACGTCTGTCTCGATGTCCGACTTCGGGCGTGA
- a CDS encoding flippase: protein MLVGGMLGSSSKLVERFVITRVLEPGAYGEVVLGLSVLALSTTLTALGLNQGIARYMSRFDEERDVRGLWLTGLVLGVSASLLLTAFLLTNGRTVVALVFDSPDSRSLLNLFVLAIPFNVAFYMAIGGIRGFENTIYRTYSQDLFYNGFRFVLLVGLLLAGFGVMAVGYAYLAAAAATVVVAHLFLNRLISLRGAITVRPRQLLTFSLPLVLAAMVSRVLGEVDTLMLGFFTNSAVVGLYDPAYQLASGLPVILSSFGFLYFPLTSRLDSEESHDEINSIYKVTTKWLFIAGFPLYLLFVAFPHDLMFVLFSSDFVGGSDALWLVATGFFISAAVGRAQDTLAALGYTRIILGINTAAVAVDIVLNALLIPRFGLMGAATATAVSFVTLNVSAFGFLWYTYGITPFSRWSVRTYVLLPGVLIPVMIYISQRVTLTAASLPIFVVVSIVSTIAVAALSGCLQTEDEIPLEIIEDKLPIHIPLVRRFIPS, encoded by the coding sequence ATGCTTGTCGGAGGGATGCTGGGGTCCTCCTCGAAGCTCGTCGAACGGTTCGTCATCACGCGGGTTCTCGAACCGGGAGCCTACGGGGAGGTCGTACTCGGCCTTTCAGTTCTAGCTCTGAGCACGACACTGACTGCGCTGGGGCTGAATCAGGGCATCGCCCGATACATGTCTCGATTCGACGAGGAGAGGGACGTCCGCGGGCTGTGGCTCACCGGATTGGTTCTCGGGGTATCGGCTTCGCTGCTACTCACCGCGTTTCTTCTGACCAACGGCCGGACGGTCGTGGCTCTCGTCTTCGATTCACCGGACTCACGGTCACTGCTCAACCTGTTCGTGCTGGCTATCCCGTTCAATGTAGCCTTCTACATGGCGATCGGTGGGATCAGGGGCTTCGAGAACACCATCTACCGGACCTACAGCCAGGACCTCTTCTACAATGGTTTCAGGTTCGTCCTCCTCGTCGGATTGCTGCTCGCTGGCTTCGGGGTGATGGCTGTCGGCTACGCCTATCTGGCTGCTGCGGCCGCAACAGTCGTCGTCGCCCACCTCTTTCTGAATCGGCTTATTTCGCTTCGGGGAGCGATCACGGTACGTCCGCGCCAGCTTCTCACGTTCTCCCTGCCGTTGGTTCTCGCCGCGATGGTATCGAGGGTCCTCGGTGAGGTCGACACGCTGATGCTGGGATTCTTTACGAATTCCGCTGTCGTCGGGCTCTACGACCCGGCCTATCAGTTGGCCTCCGGCCTGCCCGTCATCCTCAGCTCGTTTGGATTCCTCTACTTCCCGCTCACCTCCCGGCTGGACTCAGAGGAAAGCCACGACGAGATAAACTCGATATACAAGGTCACGACGAAATGGCTCTTCATCGCCGGCTTCCCGCTCTATTTGCTGTTCGTTGCGTTTCCCCACGACCTCATGTTCGTGTTGTTCAGTAGCGATTTCGTCGGTGGCAGCGATGCCCTCTGGTTGGTAGCAACGGGCTTCTTCATCAGTGCCGCAGTCGGCCGGGCCCAAGACACGCTCGCCGCGCTCGGCTATACGAGGATCATCCTCGGAATAAACACGGCCGCTGTAGCAGTCGATATCGTTCTGAACGCTCTCTTGATCCCCCGGTTCGGCCTGATGGGCGCTGCAACGGCGACGGCCGTTTCGTTCGTGACACTCAATGTTTCCGCATTCGGGTTCCTCTGGTATACGTACGGGATCACGCCGTTTTCGCGCTGGTCGGTGAGAACCTACGTCCTGCTACCCGGAGTCCTCATTCCCGTGATGATATATATCTCACAACGAGTCACGCTTACAGCCGCCTCGCTTCCGATATTCGTCGTCGTGTCCATCGTTTCGACGATAGCAGTCGCGGCGCTTTCCGGTTGCCTCCAGACCGAGGACGAGATCCCGCTCGAGATCATCGAGGACAAACTTCCGATACACATACCGCTTGTTCGACGATTTATACCGTCGTGA
- a CDS encoding glycosyltransferase family 2 protein, whose translation MWGEQTYSDVEVIVVENRSDRPVSRMLEEDQIPDRVRYIRHDKNKGGCATRNTGMELVGRASCFSR comes from the coding sequence GTGTGGGGGGAGCAGACTTATTCTGACGTTGAGGTTATCGTAGTAGAGAACCGCTCTGACAGACCAGTATCGAGGATGCTTGAAGAGGATCAGATCCCAGATAGGGTGAGATATATTCGTCACGACAAAAACAAGGGTGGGTGTGCAACTCGAAACACAGGGATGGAGCTAGTCGGAAGAGCTAGTTGCTTCTCTCGATGA
- a CDS encoding sulfatase-like hydrolase/transferase: protein MAKPNVLWLSIESARADYTSMGSGRNTTPFFDKLSMNSDGQWFSNCFSHARWTPAATTSILTGTRLSTHKVGFGESDGSVTKLPTELSTIPELLKKKGYTTALFSGNPYVGNNTGLDRGFDVVHERPEKDDFLSKSGALAGLRHLRDTRTTGAGLSLNPSRHKDCLRERIQYESFRHWFDTKDDDQPYFAYLHINNPHHPYRPPLNILKERLTGEDLSPTEAIRISNGITNDLWQAVADGCEFSPKEQRALEATYEAELTYADYIAKQVFKYAVSRDEDTVVIITGDHGEMFGENGMLGHNLVLHDGILNVPLITYGLDTGSAQSDDLIQHADVSKAILDACGIQNEQFKQAYNFTHENRDYVVAERGPRPSRADTLAERNPEFDSDSFHWNQLSMIRSRGWKYQRSSEGEDLFKLPDEETNIIEEHDKRKDALQSELEVILSSNNLVVGTQERMEQDAETIEQLQNLGYM from the coding sequence ATGGCTAAACCAAACGTACTTTGGCTTTCAATTGAGAGCGCGCGTGCAGACTATACATCGATGGGTTCTGGTCGAAATACAACCCCATTTTTCGATAAGCTTTCGATGAATTCGGATGGCCAGTGGTTTAGCAATTGTTTTTCCCATGCACGGTGGACGCCGGCTGCCACTACCTCGATCCTCACAGGAACACGTCTCTCAACGCATAAAGTTGGATTCGGCGAAAGCGATGGTAGTGTGACAAAATTGCCCACAGAACTTTCAACTATCCCAGAACTTCTGAAAAAGAAAGGCTATACAACGGCACTTTTCAGTGGAAACCCGTATGTCGGGAATAACACCGGGCTCGATCGGGGATTTGATGTTGTTCATGAACGACCTGAAAAAGACGATTTCCTCTCGAAAAGTGGCGCATTGGCTGGCCTCAGACATCTCCGCGATACTCGGACTACTGGGGCAGGGCTTAGTTTGAACCCATCCCGCCACAAAGATTGTCTCCGTGAGCGTATCCAGTACGAGTCCTTTCGACACTGGTTCGATACCAAGGATGACGATCAACCCTACTTCGCATATCTGCATATAAACAACCCCCATCACCCCTATCGGCCTCCACTCAATATACTGAAAGAGCGGCTTACTGGAGAGGATCTCTCACCCACCGAGGCCATTAGGATCTCGAACGGTATAACGAACGACCTGTGGCAAGCGGTCGCCGATGGTTGTGAGTTTTCACCGAAAGAGCAGCGAGCTTTGGAGGCTACCTATGAGGCAGAGTTGACGTATGCAGACTACATTGCTAAGCAGGTATTCAAATATGCTGTAAGTAGAGATGAAGACACAGTTGTAATTATTACTGGAGACCACGGTGAAATGTTTGGCGAAAATGGTATGCTAGGTCATAACCTTGTTCTTCATGATGGGATACTCAATGTTCCTCTGATCACATACGGTTTAGATACTGGATCTGCCCAGTCGGATGATCTTATCCAGCACGCAGATGTGAGTAAGGCAATACTAGACGCTTGTGGTATTCAGAATGAACAGTTCAAGCAGGCATATAATTTCACTCATGAAAACCGAGATTACGTTGTTGCGGAGCGTGGTCCTCGGCCCTCCAGAGCTGACACCCTTGCCGAACGGAATCCAGAATTTGATTCAGATTCGTTTCATTGGAACCAACTCTCGATGATTCGGTCACGGGGTTGGAAATACCAGCGAAGTTCTGAAGGGGAGGACCTCTTCAAACTGCCCGACGAAGAGACGAATATCATCGAAGAACACGATAAAAGAAAAGATGCGCTGCAGTCAGAACTAGAAGTAATTCTCTCTAGCAACAATCTTGTTGTCGGAACGCAAGAGCGAATGGAGCAGGATGCAGAAACAATTGAACAGTTACAGAATCTCGGATATATGTAG
- the dph5 gene encoding diphthine synthase, giving the protein MLTFVGLGLYDERSITIEGRDAVRGADRAFVERYTSTLGGASVADLEAYHDVEIEARDRAGVERDPAAVLDAAETEDVAFLVVGDPMVSTTHVDLRLRAHDRGIDTRIVHGTTAQTAASSLTGLQNYRFGKATTVPFAYGDRPVPGSVVDTIEENRDRGLHTLCYLDIKAAEDRYLTANAAADRLAPALDDAIGVVVARAGSPEPCVAADTLDQLAEREFGDPLHLLVVPGALHDLEREALSALANAPDRLFADGS; this is encoded by the coding sequence ATGCTCACCTTCGTCGGCCTCGGGCTCTACGACGAGCGCTCGATAACCATCGAGGGCCGCGACGCCGTTCGCGGTGCGGACCGGGCGTTCGTCGAGCGCTACACCTCGACCCTCGGCGGGGCCAGCGTCGCCGACCTCGAAGCCTACCACGACGTCGAGATCGAAGCCCGGGACCGTGCCGGCGTCGAGCGTGACCCGGCGGCGGTCCTCGACGCGGCCGAAACCGAGGACGTCGCCTTCCTCGTCGTCGGCGATCCCATGGTCTCGACCACGCACGTCGACCTCCGGCTCCGGGCTCACGACCGCGGTATCGATACCCGGATCGTCCACGGCACCACCGCTCAGACCGCCGCGAGCTCGCTCACGGGCCTCCAGAACTACCGCTTCGGCAAAGCCACCACCGTCCCGTTCGCCTACGGCGACCGCCCGGTCCCCGGCAGCGTCGTCGACACGATCGAGGAAAACCGCGACCGTGGGCTCCACACCCTCTGTTATCTCGACATCAAGGCCGCGGAGGACCGCTACCTGACCGCGAACGCCGCCGCCGACCGCCTCGCGCCCGCCCTCGACGATGCCATCGGAGTGGTCGTCGCGCGGGCCGGGAGTCCGGAGCCGTGCGTCGCCGCCGACACGCTCGACCAACTCGCCGAGCGCGAGTTCGGCGACCCGCTTCACCTCCTCGTGGTTCCGGGGGCCCTCCACGACCTCGAACGTGAGGCGCTGTCGGCGCTCGCGAACGCGCCCGACCGGCTCTTCGCCGACGGCTCGTAG